One stretch of Pirellulales bacterium DNA includes these proteins:
- a CDS encoding glycosyltransferase has translation MRIGIDMFGEQSPSSRKRGIGRYVLNFVSALLRRDRQNEYVLYYYDGFEHTELEQADRARIVTLDSDPGGGSLCVVPQRVVDANPQQLDLFLVLSPMESYRGWKLPQRPVNSLSLGVLCHDLIPGLFPDKYLPHADARAVFHHAMNRLRQYDLVLTNSTTTKLDCEAVLDIDPRRAVAIDAGCDHRFWQPDRHHPMPEEQRALLASLGIDRPYIFNLSGVDWRKNLHGLIDAFGLLPARLRERHQLVLTMHMRAEDVASTRAYAAQRGVDRQLVLTNFQPDEVIRTLYQRSEAFVFPSHYEGFGFPIVEAMLCGAAVVAGNNSSQVEVVGDAGLLCDTWDAADIAAKVTMVLDDRSLQQRLRQQGPAFARQFTWERTADLAIDAFRAHESRRRAAHAFSHRSKRRVAVFAALPPQNSPAAVYAADWLMALAEHYAIDVFHDSDCLPMLSLACGEFACHDYRLFRRLASLANYDAVIHHLADDGLHEFAYESLLRYGGIAVLHDFNLAGSAAGTADRLGALSKGLFPHLAQQQSLAASLPKGDARNRHSALRLASSEQGWFFNRPVFDQADKVVLPDAWQLARAQGAYPHLADRMAVIPSGYEPPASNAARRGELRARYALAADAFVVLAFSDRSEACLTNERAEAFAALVAHNPRSVLFLMGHAGENPAVRRKFAGLGLEDRVHQIASPAAATWRELIDLADLALHVQRPPIEGEAMTTLLWLLGAGIPTIVNDVEGFASLPEGVVCKVRFDALFAKNFRDAVVDLAGDAQRRAALVQAARAHVARFHHWQYVSGKFQELIDRTIGTTARTPARLMSGVSMRLQAAA, from the coding sequence ATGCGCATCGGCATCGACATGTTCGGCGAACAGTCCCCATCGTCGCGCAAGCGCGGCATCGGGCGCTATGTGCTGAACTTCGTCTCCGCGCTGCTGCGACGCGACCGGCAAAACGAGTACGTGCTCTACTATTACGACGGCTTCGAACACACGGAACTCGAACAGGCAGATCGGGCACGGATCGTCACGCTTGACAGTGATCCGGGCGGCGGCTCGCTGTGCGTCGTGCCCCAGCGCGTTGTGGACGCCAACCCGCAGCAGCTCGATTTGTTTCTCGTGCTCAGCCCGATGGAGAGCTATCGCGGCTGGAAGCTGCCGCAGCGGCCGGTCAATTCGCTGTCGCTGGGCGTGCTGTGCCACGACCTGATCCCGGGGCTGTTTCCGGACAAGTATCTGCCGCATGCCGATGCCCGCGCGGTGTTTCACCACGCGATGAATCGACTGCGCCAGTACGATCTCGTGCTGACCAATTCGACGACCACCAAGCTCGACTGTGAGGCGGTGCTCGACATCGATCCGCGGCGCGCGGTCGCCATCGACGCCGGTTGCGACCACCGCTTCTGGCAACCGGATCGCCATCACCCGATGCCCGAGGAGCAGCGCGCCCTGCTGGCGAGCCTGGGGATCGATCGGCCGTACATTTTCAACCTCAGCGGCGTCGATTGGCGGAAAAACCTGCATGGACTGATCGATGCCTTCGGCTTGCTGCCGGCGCGGCTGCGCGAGCGGCATCAACTCGTGCTGACCATGCACATGCGCGCCGAAGACGTCGCCTCGACCCGAGCCTACGCGGCACAACGCGGCGTAGATCGGCAACTGGTCTTGACCAATTTCCAGCCGGACGAGGTGATTCGCACGCTCTACCAGCGGAGCGAGGCCTTCGTGTTTCCGTCGCATTACGAAGGCTTCGGGTTTCCGATCGTCGAGGCGATGCTGTGCGGCGCCGCGGTGGTCGCCGGCAACAACTCTTCGCAAGTCGAAGTCGTGGGCGACGCCGGCCTGTTGTGCGATACCTGGGACGCCGCCGACATCGCCGCCAAAGTGACGATGGTGCTCGATGATCGCTCACTTCAGCAGCGGCTGCGTCAGCAGGGCCCGGCCTTTGCCCGCCAGTTCACCTGGGAGCGCACCGCGGATCTGGCGATTGACGCCTTTCGGGCCCACGAGTCTCGGCGTCGCGCCGCGCATGCTTTCTCGCACCGCTCCAAGCGCAGAGTCGCCGTGTTCGCGGCGCTGCCACCGCAAAATTCGCCCGCAGCGGTGTATGCGGCTGATTGGCTGATGGCCTTGGCCGAGCATTATGCCATCGACGTGTTTCACGACTCGGACTGCTTGCCGATGCTCAGCCTGGCCTGCGGCGAGTTTGCTTGCCACGACTATCGCTTGTTCCGTCGGCTGGCTTCCCTGGCCAACTACGATGCTGTGATTCATCACCTGGCCGACGACGGCCTGCACGAATTCGCCTACGAAAGCCTGCTGCGCTACGGCGGTATCGCCGTGTTGCACGACTTCAATCTGGCGGGATCGGCGGCGGGCACGGCCGACCGGCTCGGCGCGCTCAGCAAGGGCTTGTTTCCCCACCTGGCGCAGCAGCAGTCGCTCGCGGCCTCGCTGCCTAAGGGCGACGCGCGCAACCGGCATAGCGCCTTGCGACTTGCCAGCAGCGAACAGGGATGGTTCTTCAATCGGCCCGTGTTCGACCAGGCCGACAAGGTAGTGCTGCCCGACGCCTGGCAACTGGCCCGCGCACAGGGTGCCTATCCCCATCTGGCCGATCGGATGGCGGTCATTCCCAGCGGCTACGAACCTCCGGCGAGCAATGCCGCAAGGCGTGGCGAGCTGCGGGCGCGCTATGCTCTGGCGGCCGATGCGTTTGTCGTGTTGGCATTCAGCGATCGAAGCGAGGCGTGCCTGACCAACGAACGGGCCGAGGCCTTTGCCGCCTTGGTGGCACATAATCCGCGCAGCGTGCTGTTCCTCATGGGGCATGCGGGCGAGAACCCGGCCGTGCGCCGCAAGTTTGCCGGGCTGGGCCTGGAAGATCGTGTCCATCAGATCGCCTCGCCGGCGGCGGCCACGTGGCGCGAGTTGATCGACCTGGCCGACCTGGCTTTGCACGTCCAGCGCCCACCGATCGAGGGCGAAGCCATGACCACGTTGTTGTGGCTGTTGGGCGCAGGCATCCCCACGATCGTGAACGACGTCGAGGGCTTTGCCAGCCTGCCCGAGGGCGTCGTCTGCAAGGTCCGGTTCGACGCTTTGTTCGCCAAGAATTTTCGCGATGCGGTGGTCGACCTGGCCGGCGATGCGCAGCGGCGAGCGGCGCTGGTCCAAGCGGCCCGTGCGCACGTCGCGCGGTTTCACCATTGGCAGTACGTCAGCGGAAAGTTCCAGGAGTTGATCGACCGGACAATCGGCACGACGGCCCGCACGCCGGCGCGGTTGATGTCGGGAGTATCGATGCGGCTGCAAGCCGCGGCCTGA
- a CDS encoding FkbM family methyltransferase — protein MAMNEAHHVIVSPAVHRGHRRLDPATAALVAPLAEASRSIAEAVELLRPRCYGLSTMARHRIRTLLREGVLVSSAEPLRHFDCNGVHLVVRYTGNDDNIARTVQHEYFLDQLELPAARTLVDVGSHIGSFSCFLQHRQPQLQIVSIEAHPLNAAITRLNVGTLPNAFVHNAACGYTPADLVFTRVLNNSGGNTLIPRSEAARVVEHWRARGIDVVIDDWTPEFLTLEQVMAQHHLSVVDILKLDCEGYEFDILGKAPLEVLSRVRYIVGERHSTYRRFSEECVRRLDGMFELVNNTDLSPDMGLFLLSNRHVGAVPAPALIVFQHGEQAVRRLAA, from the coding sequence GTGGCCATGAACGAAGCCCATCACGTCATTGTTTCGCCGGCGGTTCACCGAGGACATCGCCGGCTCGACCCGGCTACGGCCGCGCTCGTGGCCCCGCTGGCCGAAGCCAGCCGTTCGATCGCCGAGGCCGTCGAGTTGCTGCGGCCGCGTTGCTACGGCTTGAGCACCATGGCCCGGCATCGCATTCGCACGCTGCTGCGCGAGGGAGTGCTGGTCTCCAGCGCCGAACCGTTGCGGCATTTCGACTGCAACGGCGTTCACCTGGTCGTGCGCTACACGGGCAACGACGACAACATCGCCCGTACCGTGCAACACGAGTATTTTCTCGACCAGCTCGAATTGCCGGCGGCGCGGACGCTGGTCGACGTGGGCTCACACATCGGCTCGTTCTCGTGCTTCCTCCAGCACCGCCAGCCGCAACTGCAAATCGTGTCGATCGAGGCGCATCCGCTGAATGCGGCCATCACCCGATTGAACGTCGGCACGTTGCCGAACGCCTTCGTCCATAACGCAGCCTGTGGATATACGCCGGCCGACCTGGTGTTCACGCGCGTGCTGAACAATTCGGGCGGCAACACGTTGATCCCGCGCAGCGAGGCGGCGCGAGTCGTCGAACATTGGCGCGCGCGCGGCATCGACGTCGTGATCGACGATTGGACGCCCGAGTTCCTGACGCTCGAACAAGTGATGGCGCAACATCACCTGAGCGTGGTCGACATCCTTAAGCTCGATTGCGAGGGTTACGAGTTCGACATTCTCGGCAAGGCACCCTTGGAGGTGCTCAGCCGCGTGCGCTATATCGTCGGCGAGCGCCACAGCACCTATCGTAGGTTCAGCGAAGAGTGCGTGCGCCGTCTGGACGGCATGTTCGAGCTGGTGAACAACACTGATCTCTCGCCGGACATGGGACTGTTCCTGCTGAGCAATCGCCACGTAGGCGCGGTGCCGGCGCCGGCCCTGATCGTGTTCCAGCACGGCGAGCAGGCAGTGCGTCGACTGGCCGCGTAA
- a CDS encoding GDP-mannose 4,6-dehydratase, producing MARTALITGITGQDGSYLSEWLLEQGYEVHGLVRRSSTPRHERIAHLLDRVTLEPGDLLDLASLVSVIERVRPHEIYHLAAQSFVPVSWQQPLVTGEVTAMGTARLLEAVRLVEPAARFFLAGSSDMYGRVLGTPQRETTPLYPRSPDGAAKAYAHYLTINYRESFHLFACSGILFNHESPRRGHEFVTRKITQGVARIKHGLETELRLGNLEAQRDWGHAADYVRAMWLMLQHDVADEFVIGSGETHSVEEFVQIAFEAADLDWRNHVVVDPRFYRPAEVAVLRADPAKIRRELGWEPRISFRELVVEMVQADLARVAAGATGELLTVHS from the coding sequence ATGGCCCGCACGGCGCTCATCACCGGGATCACAGGTCAAGACGGCTCCTACCTGTCCGAGTGGTTGCTCGAACAAGGCTACGAGGTACATGGCCTGGTACGCCGCTCGAGTACTCCGCGGCACGAGCGGATCGCACATCTTCTCGACCGCGTGACGCTCGAGCCGGGCGATCTGCTCGACCTGGCCTCGCTGGTGAGCGTGATCGAACGCGTGCGGCCACACGAGATCTATCACCTGGCCGCCCAGAGCTTTGTGCCGGTCAGTTGGCAACAGCCGCTCGTGACCGGCGAAGTAACGGCGATGGGGACCGCGCGGCTGCTCGAGGCCGTGCGGCTGGTCGAGCCGGCGGCGCGGTTCTTCCTGGCCGGATCGAGCGACATGTATGGCCGCGTGCTGGGCACGCCGCAGCGCGAAACGACGCCGCTGTATCCGCGCAGCCCCGACGGCGCGGCCAAGGCCTATGCCCATTACCTGACGATCAACTACCGCGAGAGCTTTCACCTCTTCGCCTGCTCGGGCATTCTGTTCAATCACGAATCGCCCCGTCGCGGACACGAGTTCGTGACCCGCAAGATCACCCAGGGAGTGGCCCGGATCAAGCACGGGCTCGAGACCGAGCTGCGGCTCGGAAATCTCGAAGCACAGCGCGATTGGGGCCATGCGGCCGACTATGTTCGCGCGATGTGGCTGATGCTGCAGCACGACGTGGCCGACGAATTCGTGATCGGCTCGGGCGAAACGCACAGCGTCGAGGAGTTCGTGCAGATCGCCTTCGAGGCAGCCGATCTCGACTGGCGCAATCACGTCGTGGTCGACCCACGGTTCTACCGTCCGGCGGAGGTGGCCGTGCTCCGGGCCGACCCGGCCAAGATCCGCCGCGAACTGGGCTGGGAGCCGCGCATCAGCTTCCGCGAGCTGGTGGTCGAAATGGTCCAGGCCGATCTGGCCCGCGTCGCCGCGGGGGCCACGGGCGAGTTGCTCACCGTACACAGCTAG
- the gmd gene encoding GDP-mannose 4,6-dehydratase, which translates to MTPRTALITGITGQDGSYLAEFLLDHGYRVHGAVRRTSTCSLERIAHLQERLLLHPADLLDLSSLIRLLRDVRPSEVYNLAAQSFVPTSWQEPLLTAECTALGVARMLEAIRIVDPGIRFYQASSSEMFGKVVESPQREMTPLYPRSPYGVSKVFGHYLTINYRESYNLYACSGILFNHESPRRGLEFVTRKISHAVARIKLGLDSELRLGNLQARRDWGYAGDYVRAMWLMLQQSEPEDFVIGTGETHSVEEFVEIAFDHLGLDWRQYVVVDPRFYRPAEVDLLLSDPTKARQRLGWQPQVGFEELVVRMVEADLAALTVDAGERYRRAA; encoded by the coding sequence ATGACGCCGCGCACCGCACTTATCACGGGTATTACCGGGCAGGACGGCTCATACCTGGCCGAGTTTCTGCTCGATCACGGTTACCGCGTGCACGGGGCCGTGCGACGCACGAGCACCTGCTCGCTGGAACGCATCGCGCACCTGCAAGAGCGGTTGCTGCTGCACCCGGCCGACCTGCTCGATCTCTCTTCGTTGATCCGCTTGCTGCGCGACGTGCGGCCCAGCGAGGTCTATAACCTCGCGGCGCAAAGCTTCGTGCCGACGAGCTGGCAAGAGCCGCTGCTGACGGCCGAATGCACGGCGCTGGGCGTGGCCCGGATGCTCGAAGCCATTCGCATCGTCGATCCGGGCATCCGCTTCTACCAGGCCAGCTCGAGCGAGATGTTCGGCAAGGTGGTCGAGTCGCCCCAGCGCGAGATGACCCCGCTCTATCCGCGCAGCCCGTACGGCGTCTCGAAGGTCTTCGGACACTATCTCACGATCAATTACCGCGAAAGCTACAACCTGTATGCCTGCTCGGGCATTTTGTTCAACCACGAATCGCCGCGGCGCGGGCTGGAGTTCGTCACGCGGAAGATTTCGCACGCCGTGGCGCGGATCAAGCTCGGGCTCGACAGCGAACTGCGGCTGGGCAATCTGCAGGCCCGCCGCGACTGGGGTTATGCGGGTGACTACGTGCGCGCGATGTGGCTGATGTTGCAGCAGTCGGAGCCGGAAGACTTTGTCATCGGCACCGGTGAAACGCACAGCGTCGAGGAATTCGTCGAGATCGCGTTCGATCACCTTGGGCTCGATTGGCGACAATACGTGGTGGTCGATCCGCGGTTCTACCGGCCCGCGGAAGTCGACCTGCTCTTGTCCGACCCGACGAAGGCCCGGCAGCGTCTGGGCTGGCAGCCGCAGGTCGGCTTCGAGGAACTGGTCGTGCGGATGGTCGAGGCGGACCTGGCAGCGCTCACGGTGGATGCCGGCGAGCGGTACCGCCGCGCCGCCTGA
- a CDS encoding ABC transporter ATP-binding protein: MASIDLHDVGLTFRVRYGGRIPLKEVLLARLLRRATSPVVEVNALHDISLQLRDGDRLGIVGHNGAGKSTLLKVLAGIYQPTQGRRAVQGRISSLFDMSLGFELDANGWQNIAFRGYLQGETPRTIKPKLQSIAEFSELGPFLDMPVRYYSSGMFVRLAFSIATAIDPEILLVDEALGAGDLGFQTKVRTRIREIVAKARILVLVSHDLQSLLQLCDRIIWLDHGRIRMSGPAAEVVAAYRECMQHPESASLGPTRQAA; the protein is encoded by the coding sequence ATGGCAAGCATTGACCTGCACGACGTCGGCCTCACGTTTCGCGTGCGCTACGGCGGCCGAATCCCGCTGAAGGAAGTGCTGCTGGCGCGGCTGCTGCGCCGGGCCACGAGCCCGGTCGTCGAGGTCAACGCGCTCCACGACATCTCGCTGCAACTGCGCGACGGCGACCGGTTGGGCATCGTCGGCCACAACGGCGCCGGCAAGAGCACGCTGCTGAAGGTGCTGGCTGGCATCTATCAACCGACCCAGGGCCGGCGCGCCGTCCAAGGACGGATCAGCTCGCTGTTCGACATGTCGCTGGGGTTCGAGCTGGACGCCAACGGCTGGCAGAACATCGCCTTTCGTGGCTACTTGCAGGGCGAGACGCCCCGCACGATCAAGCCCAAGCTGCAATCGATCGCCGAGTTCAGCGAGTTGGGGCCGTTTCTCGACATGCCGGTCCGCTATTACTCGAGCGGCATGTTCGTGCGGCTGGCGTTTTCGATCGCCACGGCGATCGATCCCGAGATTCTGCTGGTCGACGAGGCGCTGGGCGCCGGCGACCTGGGGTTTCAGACGAAGGTCAGGACCCGGATTCGCGAGATCGTGGCCAAGGCCCGCATCCTGGTCCTGGTGAGCCACGACTTGCAGTCGCTGCTGCAGCTTTGCGACCGGATCATCTGGCTGGATCACGGACGGATTCGCATGAGCGGCCCCGCCGCCGAGGTCGTGGCCGCCTACCGCGAGTGCATGCAACATCCGGAAAGCGCCAGCCTCGGGCCCACGCGGCAGGCCGCGTGA
- a CDS encoding ABC transporter permease: MSQASSAPAVWQSMTHGVTAYVGELWSCRYFWLSLVGMDLRSKYRRSVLGLGWSLLQPVAMAAVMCLAFKNLLQMDAWGYGMFLLAGLCFWNFFHGVASLGCNCMFQGEAYIRQHPAPVAIYPLRTVLGGSFHFLIALIFLIVVNWCLKGFDNLSALPSLLPTIVLIIALGWAVATLLGLANVYFHDTQHLLEVVLQMMFYATPIVYPPKTLENSGAAWLLKVNPLASFVNLVRMPVLEAQVPPLSAYLTAGGFALVLVVLAGWALARLEKRLIFHL; the protein is encoded by the coding sequence TTGTCGCAAGCATCCTCTGCGCCAGCGGTTTGGCAATCGATGACCCACGGCGTGACCGCCTATGTCGGCGAGCTGTGGAGCTGCCGCTATTTCTGGCTGTCGCTGGTCGGCATGGACCTGCGGTCGAAGTATCGCCGCTCGGTCCTCGGCCTGGGCTGGTCGCTGTTGCAGCCCGTGGCGATGGCCGCCGTGATGTGCCTGGCCTTCAAGAACCTGCTGCAGATGGACGCCTGGGGCTACGGGATGTTTCTGCTGGCGGGGCTGTGCTTCTGGAACTTCTTTCACGGCGTGGCGAGCCTGGGCTGCAACTGCATGTTCCAGGGCGAAGCCTACATTCGCCAGCATCCGGCGCCGGTGGCTATCTACCCCTTACGCACCGTGCTGGGCGGCAGCTTTCATTTTCTGATCGCGCTGATTTTCTTGATCGTCGTCAATTGGTGCCTCAAGGGTTTTGACAACCTGTCCGCGCTGCCCTCGCTGTTGCCGACGATCGTGCTGATCATCGCGCTGGGCTGGGCCGTGGCGACGCTCCTGGGCCTGGCCAACGTCTATTTTCACGACACGCAGCATCTGCTCGAAGTGGTGCTGCAGATGATGTTCTACGCCACACCGATCGTGTATCCCCCCAAGACGCTCGAGAACAGCGGCGCCGCGTGGCTGCTGAAGGTCAACCCGCTGGCGTCGTTCGTCAACCTGGTACGGATGCCGGTGCTCGAGGCCCAGGTGCCGCCGCTGTCGGCCTACCTGACGGCGGGGGGCTTTGCACTGGTGCTGGTGGTGCTGGCGGGCTGGGCCCTCGCCCGACTGGAAAAGCGCCTGATTTTTCACCTGTAA
- a CDS encoding DUF1698 domain-containing protein: MLAPAAELDDLHEQIARVNWWHQIDLGNGIVTPGRDYSQFKLGQVHLPEQLTGKSVLDVGAWDGFFSFECERRGARRVVALDSAAWQAPTVGKHGFNLARRILNSNVEDVEMEVTEITPESVGTFDVVLFLGVLYHMRHPQLAIDRIAAVTNELLILETHVDLLDIGRPAMAIYPTIEAAGDISNWCGPNAAGVEAMLTMAGFRKVKIMNRQADLPYTVEGAKKRQLGRIVVHAWK; encoded by the coding sequence ATGCTCGCACCGGCCGCGGAACTCGACGATCTCCACGAACAAATCGCCCGGGTCAATTGGTGGCACCAGATCGATCTCGGCAACGGGATCGTCACACCCGGTCGCGACTATTCGCAGTTCAAGCTGGGCCAGGTGCATTTGCCCGAGCAGTTGACCGGCAAGAGCGTGCTCGACGTCGGCGCCTGGGACGGGTTTTTCTCGTTCGAATGTGAGCGCCGCGGCGCACGGCGGGTCGTGGCCCTCGATTCGGCCGCCTGGCAGGCGCCCACCGTCGGCAAGCACGGTTTCAATCTCGCGCGCCGCATCCTCAACTCGAACGTCGAAGACGTCGAGATGGAAGTCACCGAAATTACGCCGGAGTCCGTCGGCACCTTCGATGTCGTGCTGTTTCTCGGCGTGCTGTACCACATGCGGCACCCGCAACTGGCTATCGACCGCATCGCCGCCGTGACCAACGAGCTGCTGATCCTCGAGACGCACGTCGATCTGTTGGACATCGGCCGGCCGGCGATGGCCATCTACCCGACGATCGAGGCCGCGGGCGATATCTCGAACTGGTGCGGGCCCAATGCTGCTGGCGTCGAGGCGATGCTGACGATGGCGGGCTTCCGCAAAGTGAAGATTATGAATCGGCAGGCCGATCTGCCCTATACGGTCGAGGGCGCCAAGAAGCGCCAGCTTGGCCGGATCGTGGTCCACGCCTGGAAGTGA
- a CDS encoding glycosyltransferase, with translation MTPLASASSDADSLASLPVYFDANPLAEKHLTGIARYTARLAMAMARRAQVRFFCGAWELELPADLSWSPDQDLKTWARRVSRSPRKPLAPPSNAFGVWCCLRPVERWFPFEASILYDFTPQIVPQTHTPRVQALFQGFCALALPNSDMALAISHSTKADAGWLTDLSSERIEVAYPGPSLCIEKHAHVGPVERLPHVGLVVSTLEPRKNAPFVLDWFLNTTTLPANAELWWVGPLGWLTSWRQLRKYRRTGGRRVRFLGVVSDARLCELQQQAGWSIYPSLYEGFGFPVLDALRHGAPVLTSCNSSLREFRTPGVYFFDPCDAATLDRAWLNLASAGPIDTQVEQLDRRYNWDVAAETLLAGYRKHRLGQLVPSVRQFERAAA, from the coding sequence ATGACGCCGCTTGCATCCGCGTCGAGCGACGCCGATTCGCTCGCCTCTTTGCCGGTCTATTTCGACGCCAATCCATTGGCCGAAAAGCACCTGACCGGCATTGCCCGGTATACGGCGCGCCTCGCCATGGCGATGGCCCGCCGTGCGCAGGTGCGGTTTTTCTGCGGCGCGTGGGAACTCGAGCTGCCGGCCGATCTGAGCTGGTCGCCCGACCAGGACTTGAAGACCTGGGCCCGCCGCGTCTCGCGCAGCCCGCGCAAGCCGTTGGCCCCGCCGTCGAATGCGTTCGGCGTGTGGTGCTGCCTGCGCCCCGTCGAGCGCTGGTTTCCCTTCGAGGCGAGCATTCTCTACGACTTCACGCCCCAGATCGTCCCGCAAACGCACACGCCGCGCGTCCAGGCGCTGTTCCAAGGCTTTTGCGCCCTGGCATTGCCCAATTCGGACATGGCCTTGGCAATCTCGCATTCGACGAAGGCCGACGCCGGCTGGCTGACCGATTTGTCCAGCGAGCGCATCGAGGTCGCCTATCCGGGCCCCAGCTTGTGCATCGAAAAACACGCGCATGTCGGCCCCGTCGAACGGCTGCCGCACGTGGGCCTGGTGGTGTCGACGCTCGAACCGCGCAAGAACGCGCCGTTCGTGCTCGACTGGTTCTTGAACACGACGACTCTGCCGGCGAATGCCGAGCTCTGGTGGGTCGGTCCCCTGGGCTGGCTCACCAGTTGGCGTCAGTTGCGCAAGTATCGCCGCACGGGCGGCCGCCGCGTGCGATTTCTCGGCGTGGTTTCCGATGCCCGGCTCTGCGAACTACAGCAGCAGGCCGGCTGGTCGATCTATCCCTCGCTCTACGAGGGCTTCGGATTTCCCGTGCTCGATGCCCTACGTCACGGCGCACCCGTGCTCACCAGCTGCAACAGCTCGTTGCGCGAGTTTCGCACGCCGGGCGTGTACTTCTTCGATCCGTGTGACGCGGCAACACTCGACCGGGCCTGGCTCAACCTGGCCAGTGCTGGCCCGATCGACACGCAGGTCGAACAGCTCGACCGCCGCTACAACTGGGACGTCGCCGCAGAAACGCTATTGGCCGGCTATCGCAAACACCGCCTGGGACAGCTCGTGCCCAGCGTGCGCCAATTCGAGCGTGCAGCCGCGTAA
- a CDS encoding DUF1698 domain-containing protein, with product MTALTATAPHVLPPATNRLSPADLEEMQRICWFHRIQLDEGVVTPGLDSTPEKLQTICLPANLAGKSVLDIGAWDGFFSFEAERRGARRVVACDSQVWKVPQIGKHGFNFAKRILNSQVESVELEVLDIGPEKIGTFDVVLFLGVLYHLPNPVQALQKVASVVGEMLILETHVDLLDVPRPAIAFYPGDELNNDISNWCGPNGPALEGMLKAVGFQRTSIVYESIENYPLRDAKPGTYGRMVVHAWWK from the coding sequence ATGACAGCACTGACAGCGACTGCCCCGCACGTTTTGCCGCCGGCCACGAACCGGCTTTCGCCCGCCGATCTCGAGGAGATGCAGCGGATCTGCTGGTTCCACCGCATCCAACTCGACGAAGGCGTCGTCACGCCCGGGCTCGACAGCACGCCCGAGAAGCTGCAAACGATCTGCCTGCCCGCCAACCTGGCGGGCAAGAGCGTGCTCGACATTGGCGCCTGGGATGGGTTCTTCTCGTTCGAGGCCGAGCGCCGCGGGGCGCGCCGCGTCGTGGCGTGCGACTCGCAGGTCTGGAAAGTGCCGCAGATCGGCAAACACGGTTTCAATTTCGCCAAGCGGATTCTCAACTCGCAGGTCGAGTCGGTCGAGCTGGAAGTGCTCGATATCGGCCCCGAGAAAATCGGTACTTTCGACGTCGTGCTGTTCCTGGGCGTGCTCTATCACCTGCCCAACCCGGTGCAGGCCCTGCAAAAGGTGGCCAGCGTCGTGGGCGAGATGCTGATCCTCGAAACGCACGTCGATCTGCTCGACGTACCCCGGCCGGCCATCGCGTTCTATCCGGGCGATGAACTGAACAACGACATCTCGAATTGGTGCGGACCGAATGGCCCGGCGCTCGAAGGGATGCTCAAGGCCGTCGGTTTCCAGCGGACTTCGATCGTTTATGAATCGATCGAGAACTACCCGCTGCGCGATGCAAAGCCGGGCACCTACGGTCGGATGGTCGTGCACGCCTGGTGGAAATGA